A section of the Pseudomonas tritici genome encodes:
- a CDS encoding substrate-binding periplasmic protein: MRVVLGALWMITTASLAAPAPLRFSVSDSWAMPMVQLEGGQPTQGILYDLMLSLATQVGHPAEFHVLARARIASAMEHGEIDVRCYVTQAWVDNLSGDYTWSIPLMVQRNLLISTHIPAQPVQVVKLAPQAIGTVLNYRYATLEPLFASGQLSRDDARSEEQVLQKLVAGRFKFAVTNEWTLDRFNQRMPVGKRLHKVAVIDQQNLGCTVRNDPNVPVQKILRTLLRMKISGEIDEIIKLYTGEASVNAPPD; this comes from the coding sequence ATGCGCGTAGTCCTGGGCGCCTTATGGATGATTACCACGGCAAGCCTGGCAGCGCCCGCACCGTTGCGTTTCTCGGTTTCCGACAGCTGGGCGATGCCCATGGTGCAATTGGAGGGCGGACAGCCCACCCAAGGCATTTTGTATGACCTGATGTTGAGCCTGGCCACCCAGGTCGGCCACCCGGCCGAATTCCACGTACTGGCTCGCGCGCGAATTGCCAGCGCTATGGAGCATGGCGAGATTGATGTGCGCTGTTATGTCACCCAGGCCTGGGTCGACAACTTGTCCGGTGACTACACGTGGAGTATCCCGTTGATGGTGCAGCGCAACCTGTTGATCAGCACCCATATCCCTGCGCAGCCGGTTCAGGTTGTCAAACTTGCGCCACAAGCCATCGGCACGGTGCTCAATTATCGCTACGCCACCCTTGAGCCTTTGTTTGCCAGCGGCCAGCTCAGCCGTGACGATGCCCGCAGCGAAGAGCAGGTGCTGCAAAAACTGGTGGCCGGGCGCTTCAAGTTCGCCGTGACCAATGAATGGACACTCGACCGGTTCAACCAGCGGATGCCGGTCGGCAAACGCCTGCACAAGGTCGCGGTGATCGATCAACAGAACCTGGGCTGCACCGTGCGCAATGATCCGAATGTGCCCGTGCAAAAAATCCTGCGCACCTTATTGCGGATGAAGATATCGGGCGAGATCGACGAAATCATCAAGCTGTATACCGGAGAGGCCAGCGTAAACGCCCCTCCAGACTGA
- a CDS encoding LysR family transcriptional regulator, producing the protein MELAQLKMVRAVAQTGSVAQAALQLHCVPSNITTRIKQLEGELGTPLFIRAGRGLAISAAGEIFLEYCERILALVDESKRAVDANAIPRGTLRIGAVESSASGRLPPLLAEYHRRYPDVSLELVTGAWGELLDDLQHHRLDVALVAAGNKRAKLEHSVVYSERLVLIASASSAPIHSAEDLAGRTLLVWPPGCPYRAALENWVKPHDFKPAIASYASWGTIIGCVSAGIGVALAPEGILARYEQANQLASYRFDELQAVGNLLFWHKDTQRHLARDAFAGLLRETFG; encoded by the coding sequence ATGGAACTGGCCCAACTGAAAATGGTGCGAGCCGTGGCGCAGACCGGCAGCGTGGCCCAGGCCGCCCTGCAATTGCACTGTGTGCCGTCCAACATCACCACGCGTATCAAGCAGTTGGAAGGCGAGTTGGGCACGCCGCTGTTTATCCGCGCCGGGCGCGGGCTGGCGATCAGTGCTGCCGGTGAGATTTTCCTCGAGTATTGCGAACGCATCCTGGCCTTGGTCGACGAATCCAAACGCGCCGTGGATGCCAACGCCATTCCCCGTGGCACCCTGCGCATCGGTGCGGTGGAGTCCAGCGCCAGCGGCCGTCTGCCGCCGCTGCTGGCGGAATATCACCGGCGCTACCCGGATGTGAGCCTGGAGCTGGTCACCGGCGCCTGGGGCGAACTGCTCGATGACCTGCAACACCACCGCCTGGATGTGGCGCTGGTGGCTGCCGGCAACAAACGCGCGAAGCTCGAGCACAGCGTGGTCTACAGCGAACGCCTCGTATTGATCGCCAGCGCCTCCAGCGCACCGATCCACAGCGCCGAGGACCTGGCCGGCCGTACCCTGCTGGTATGGCCGCCTGGCTGCCCGTATCGGGCGGCGCTGGAGAACTGGGTCAAGCCCCATGACTTCAAGCCGGCCATCGCCAGCTATGCCAGCTGGGGCACGATCATCGGTTGTGTCAGCGCGGGGATTGGCGTGGCGCTCGCGCCGGAAGGCATCCTGGCCCGCTATGAGCAGGCCAATCAGCTGGCGTCGTACCGGTTTGATGAACTGCAGGCCGTGGGCAATTTGCTGTTCTGGCACAAGGACACCCAGCGGCACCTGGCGCGGGATGCGTTTGCCGGGTTGTTGCGGGAGACTTTTGGCTAA
- the recR gene encoding recombination mediator RecR, translating into MSFSPLIRQLIDALRTLPGVGQKTAQRMALQLLERDRSGGTRLAQALSQAMTGVGHCRQCRTLTEEELCPQCADPRRDDTLLCVVEGPMDVYAVEQTGYRGRYFVLKGHLSPLDGLGPEAIGIPQLVARIEEQGTFTEVILATNPTVEGEATAHYIAQLLSNKGLITSRIAHGVPLGGELELVDGGTLAHSFAGRKPIAL; encoded by the coding sequence ATGAGCTTCAGCCCCCTGATTCGCCAACTGATCGACGCCCTGCGCACTTTGCCGGGCGTGGGCCAGAAAACCGCCCAGCGCATGGCGCTGCAACTGCTGGAGCGTGATCGCAGCGGCGGCACCCGGTTGGCCCAGGCCCTGAGCCAGGCCATGACCGGAGTGGGCCACTGCCGCCAGTGCCGCACCCTCACCGAAGAGGAACTCTGCCCGCAATGTGCCGACCCGCGCCGCGACGACACGCTGCTGTGCGTGGTGGAAGGGCCGATGGATGTGTACGCGGTGGAACAGACGGGCTATCGCGGGCGCTACTTCGTGCTCAAGGGCCACCTGTCGCCGCTGGACGGCTTGGGCCCGGAAGCCATCGGCATTCCGCAACTGGTGGCGCGAATTGAAGAGCAGGGCACCTTTACCGAAGTGATCCTGGCCACCAATCCGACGGTGGAAGGTGAGGCGACCGCGCATTACATCGCCCAACTCCTGAGTAACAAAGGCCTGATCACCTCGCGCATCGCCCATGGCGTGCCGCTGGGTGGCGAGTTGGAATTGGTGGACGGTGGGACGCTGGCGCATTCCTTCGCCGGTCGCAAACCCATCGCCCTCTAA
- a CDS encoding DUF2167 domain-containing protein — MNYFRLLLAAAVLSLPAAPAFAASTPAPVEASAPAETAEHFLKSLKQKTGTVTLPSGIATLKLNDEFYYLDPADTERLLTDGWGNPPGFKTLGMIVPKAVSPLSERGWGVIVSYKADGHISDEDAAKIDYAELLKQMQEEDEAENKERQQQGYAGLHLLGWAEPPHYDDTTHKMYWARELKADDAEQTTLNYSIRVLGREGVLELNAVAAMTDLPTIKQELPKVLAFTNFTDGNLYTDFNPSTDKLATYGLAALVAGGIAAKAGLFAKIGIFLLAAKKFLVIGVVALFAVIRKLFNRNKA; from the coding sequence ATGAATTACTTCCGCCTGTTGTTGGCGGCGGCCGTTTTGAGCCTGCCTGCCGCCCCCGCCTTTGCCGCTTCCACACCCGCGCCCGTTGAAGCCAGTGCGCCCGCCGAAACGGCCGAGCACTTCCTCAAGTCCCTCAAGCAGAAGACCGGCACGGTCACCCTGCCCAGTGGCATAGCAACCCTCAAGCTCAACGACGAGTTCTATTACCTCGACCCCGCCGACACCGAGCGCTTGCTGACGGACGGCTGGGGCAACCCGCCGGGCTTCAAGACCCTGGGCATGATCGTGCCGAAAGCCGTTAGCCCACTGTCGGAACGTGGCTGGGGCGTGATCGTCAGCTACAAGGCCGACGGGCACATTTCCGACGAGGACGCCGCAAAAATCGACTACGCCGAACTGCTCAAACAAATGCAGGAAGAAGACGAGGCCGAAAACAAAGAACGCCAGCAACAAGGCTACGCCGGCCTGCACTTGCTGGGCTGGGCCGAGCCGCCGCACTACGACGACACCACCCACAAGATGTATTGGGCCCGCGAACTGAAGGCCGACGACGCCGAGCAGACCACCCTCAACTACAGCATCCGCGTGCTGGGCCGTGAAGGCGTGCTGGAACTCAACGCCGTCGCCGCCATGACCGACCTGCCCACCATCAAGCAGGAATTGCCCAAGGTCTTGGCCTTCACCAACTTCACCGACGGCAACCTGTACACCGACTTCAACCCGAGCACCGACAAGCTTGCCACTTACGGCCTCGCGGCGTTGGTCGCCGGCGGGATTGCGGCCAAAGCCGGATTGTTCGCCAAGATCGGCATCTTCCTGCTGGCCGCGAAGAAGTTCCTGGTGATAGGCGTGGTGGCGTTGTTCGCCGTGATCCGTAAGCTGTTCAACCGCAACAAAGCCTGA
- a CDS encoding N-acetylmuramidase family protein, giving the protein MKSLQGLPRLISASVGTPGKARNLPADVQCIQYLFNLIIPKLGFPLAENGKCDGQLVQCISQYQFRHLKYAHPDGVIDPTGRTFNSLIEEAVKVPLKAFPSMRIPSFLNAFGNNQGDAVQATVNVYLDRMRAMIEAERRNRQLMLQATCDGGMTLSDADFQNAAKQLGNGISVNVIRAFATVESGGRSGFGPAKLPIIAFEGHQFRKYTKHIYDQAHPLLSYVYVRKAGPQWQVNNKDQVKAWETMATAFALDQEAALMSASWGMFQTMGFNYASCGYKTVFEFAAALKVNVGNQLKAFLAFCANSSALMTAMKAKDFTSMARNYNGKDYGNYDVLMKEAYEKLEGKK; this is encoded by the coding sequence ATGAAAAGCCTGCAAGGGTTACCCCGTCTTATCAGTGCTTCGGTAGGGACTCCCGGTAAAGCCCGCAACTTGCCCGCCGATGTGCAGTGCATCCAGTATTTATTCAACCTGATCATTCCCAAACTGGGTTTTCCGCTGGCCGAGAACGGCAAGTGCGATGGCCAGTTGGTGCAGTGCATCAGCCAGTACCAGTTCCGTCACCTCAAATACGCCCACCCCGATGGCGTGATCGACCCCACCGGTCGCACCTTCAACAGCTTGATCGAAGAAGCGGTAAAGGTGCCGTTGAAGGCCTTCCCGAGCATGCGCATTCCAAGCTTTCTGAACGCATTCGGTAACAATCAGGGTGATGCAGTGCAGGCGACGGTCAACGTGTACCTGGACCGCATGCGCGCGATGATCGAAGCCGAGCGACGTAACCGCCAGTTAATGCTCCAGGCCACGTGCGACGGCGGCATGACGCTCTCCGATGCGGATTTTCAGAATGCCGCCAAGCAGTTGGGCAACGGCATTTCGGTGAATGTCATCAGGGCCTTCGCCACGGTTGAGTCCGGTGGTCGATCAGGTTTTGGGCCGGCCAAGTTGCCGATCATTGCGTTTGAAGGGCACCAGTTTCGCAAGTACACCAAGCATATCTACGACCAGGCGCACCCGTTGCTTTCGTACGTCTATGTAAGAAAGGCCGGGCCGCAGTGGCAGGTCAATAACAAGGATCAGGTCAAGGCCTGGGAAACCATGGCCACCGCCTTCGCCCTGGATCAGGAAGCGGCGTTGATGTCGGCGTCGTGGGGCATGTTTCAGACCATGGGGTTCAACTACGCCTCATGCGGTTACAAGACGGTGTTTGAGTTTGCCGCGGCATTGAAAGTGAATGTCGGTAACCAACTGAAGGCGTTTCTCGCGTTTTGCGCTAACAGCTCAGCGTTGATGACGGCCATGAAAGCCAAGGATTTCACTTCCATGGCGCGAAACTATAACGGCAAGGACTACGGCAACTATGACGTCCTGATGAAAGAAGCCTACGAGAAACTTGAAGGGAAAAAATAA
- a CDS encoding DMT family transporter, giving the protein MNTPSPLKLTLVIASVILCWAYSPIGVHIGLHSYSPGQLALLRFLIASVFMAGVALVMGIGRPRLRDVPWLLVLSFFGVFLHHTSLNYGQQFVSAAASSVLAQSAPLFSVLIAFFCLKERVSLWRWSCVLLGLLGVLVVIWGDHVVGDIDPRGSLILLAAVSWSLYFVIQKHYAHRYSPLTMACYMVWVGTLMLCVNLPGLPAAVMQAPLSENLAVLVLGIFPSALAYLAWGYVLKHVEVSRASVAMYLIPPVAMVMAATLLGEHIALQVVLGGVIVLASVAAISLEGRLRWPLRYTA; this is encoded by the coding sequence ATGAACACCCCGTCACCCCTGAAGCTTACGCTAGTCATCGCCAGCGTCATCCTCTGTTGGGCCTATTCGCCGATTGGCGTGCACATCGGGCTGCACAGCTACAGCCCTGGGCAGCTCGCGCTGCTGCGGTTTCTGATCGCTTCGGTGTTCATGGCTGGTGTGGCGCTGGTGATGGGCATCGGCCGGCCGCGCCTGAGGGATGTGCCGTGGCTGCTGGTGTTGAGCTTTTTCGGGGTGTTCCTGCATCACACCAGCCTCAATTATGGACAGCAATTCGTGAGTGCCGCGGCGTCCAGCGTACTGGCGCAATCGGCACCCCTGTTCAGTGTTTTGATCGCGTTTTTCTGCTTGAAGGAGCGAGTCAGCCTCTGGCGCTGGAGCTGCGTGTTGCTTGGCTTGCTCGGCGTGCTGGTGGTGATCTGGGGCGATCACGTCGTGGGCGATATCGACCCGCGCGGTTCGCTGATCCTGCTGGCGGCGGTGTCGTGGAGCCTGTACTTCGTCATCCAGAAACACTATGCCCATCGCTATAGCCCGCTGACGATGGCGTGCTACATGGTGTGGGTGGGCACGTTGATGCTCTGCGTGAACCTGCCAGGCCTGCCCGCTGCCGTGATGCAGGCGCCGCTGTCGGAGAACCTTGCAGTGCTGGTGCTCGGGATTTTCCCCAGCGCTTTGGCGTACCTGGCGTGGGGCTACGTGTTGAAGCATGTCGAGGTCAGCCGCGCCTCGGTGGCGATGTACCTGATCCCGCCGGTCGCCATGGTGATGGCGGCGACGTTGCTGGGTGAGCACATCGCCCTGCAAGTGGTGCTGGGCGGCGTGATTGTATTGGCCAGCGTGGCAGCAATCAGTCTGGAGGGGCGTTTACGCTGGCCTCTCCGGTATACAGCTTGA
- a CDS encoding acyl-CoA dehydrogenase family protein: MSAYQDYFDPSHQLVRDSVRRFVEREMLPGVEQWEEAESFPRALYLKAGAAGILGIGYPEALGGSHEGDLFAKVAASEELMRCGSGGVVAGLGSLDIGLPPVVKWARPDVRQRVAPLVLSGEKIIALAVTEPGGGSDVASLQTRAIRDGDHYRVSGSKTFITSGIRADFYTVAVRTGGPGFAGISLLLIEKDTPGFTVGQPLKKMGWWASDTAELFFDDCRVPVGNLIGAENMGFACIMGNFQSERLALALMANMTAQLALEESLKWAAQREAFGKPIGKFQVIKHRLAEMATAVEVSREFTYRQAAKMAAGKSVIKEISMAKNLATDTADRVTFDAVQILGGQGYMRGSLVERLYRDNRILSIGGGTREVMNEIISKQMGL; the protein is encoded by the coding sequence ATGTCTGCCTATCAGGACTACTTCGACCCCAGCCACCAATTGGTCCGCGACAGCGTGCGCCGTTTTGTCGAACGCGAAATGTTGCCCGGCGTCGAGCAGTGGGAAGAGGCCGAGAGTTTTCCCCGAGCGCTGTACCTCAAGGCCGGCGCGGCGGGGATACTGGGCATCGGTTACCCCGAAGCCCTGGGGGGCAGCCATGAAGGTGATCTGTTCGCCAAAGTGGCCGCCAGCGAGGAGTTGATGCGCTGCGGCTCCGGCGGCGTGGTGGCGGGGCTGGGTTCGCTGGATATCGGCCTGCCGCCTGTCGTCAAGTGGGCGCGACCCGACGTCCGTCAGCGCGTAGCGCCGCTGGTGTTGTCGGGTGAGAAGATCATCGCCCTGGCTGTCACAGAGCCGGGCGGCGGTTCCGACGTGGCCAGCCTGCAAACCCGCGCCATTCGCGACGGCGACCACTACCGCGTCAGCGGCAGCAAGACCTTTATCACCAGCGGCATCCGCGCCGATTTCTACACCGTGGCCGTGCGCACCGGCGGGCCGGGCTTTGCCGGTATCAGCCTGCTGCTGATCGAAAAAGACACCCCCGGTTTTACCGTCGGCCAGCCTCTGAAGAAAATGGGCTGGTGGGCGTCGGACACGGCTGAATTGTTCTTCGACGATTGCCGGGTGCCGGTGGGCAACCTGATCGGCGCCGAGAACATGGGGTTCGCCTGCATCATGGGCAACTTCCAGAGCGAACGCCTGGCCTTGGCCCTTATGGCCAACATGACCGCACAGTTGGCACTTGAGGAAAGCCTCAAATGGGCCGCGCAACGCGAAGCCTTCGGCAAGCCTATCGGCAAATTCCAAGTGATCAAGCATCGCCTGGCGGAAATGGCCACCGCCGTTGAAGTCTCCCGCGAATTCACCTATCGCCAGGCGGCAAAGATGGCCGCCGGAAAAAGTGTGATCAAGGAAATTTCCATGGCCAAGAATCTCGCCACCGACACCGCCGACCGCGTGACGTTTGACGCCGTGCAGATACTCGGGGGCCAGGGGTATATGCGTGGGAGCCTGGTGGAGCGGCTGTATCGGGACAACCGCATCCTGTCCATCGGGGGAGGGACCCGGGAAGTGATGAATGAAATCATCAGCAAGCAGATGGGGTTGTGA
- the dnaX gene encoding DNA polymerase III subunit gamma/tau, with product MSYQVLARKWRPRSFREMVGQTHVLKALINALDSQRLHHAYLFTGTRGVGKTTIARIIAKCLNCETGITSTPCGTCSVCKEIDEGRFVDLIEIDAASRTKVEDTRELLDNVQYAPSRGRFKVYLIDEVHMLSSHSFNALLKTLEEPPPYVKFILATTDPQKLPATILSRCLQFSLKNMTPERVVEHLTHVLGVENVPFEDDALWLLGRAADGSMRDAMSLTDQAIAFGEGKVMAADVRAMLGTLDHGQVFDVLHALIEGDAKALLEAVRHLSEQGPDWNGVLSEILNVLHRVAIAQALPEGVDNGHGDRDRVLALAQALPAEDVQFYYQMGLIGRRDLPLAPDPRGGFEMVLLRMLAFRPADSADAPRQPLKPVGISQATVDSAKPVAGAAAVAPVVAAPAPVAPAPEPEPVAPVVEPEPIVEPEPVVDLPWNDPVDADAEVEQVPAVEPVLETSSEQPELTPMPTPTPDSVVPDAPEWASAPVPEPTVAQVEAATPGIDLDDEPPLDEDYIEPDMDSAYSYLDDLASEHTAEPAPEPEAEPAAAPATGLALQWLELFPKLPISGMTGSIAANCTLISIEGDHWLLHLDPAHSALFNATQQRRLNDALNQYHERTLTIAIELIKPEQETPAQAASRRRINRQREAEDSIHADPLIQQMMQQFGAVVRHDTIEPVEAPVPQAS from the coding sequence ATGAGTTATCAGGTTCTTGCACGTAAATGGCGTCCGCGCTCGTTCCGCGAAATGGTCGGCCAGACCCATGTGCTCAAGGCTCTGATCAATGCCTTGGACAGCCAACGGCTGCACCATGCCTACCTGTTCACCGGTACCCGGGGAGTGGGCAAGACCACCATTGCGCGCATCATCGCCAAATGCCTGAACTGTGAAACCGGTATCACTTCGACGCCCTGCGGCACCTGCTCGGTGTGCAAGGAAATCGACGAAGGGCGTTTTGTCGACCTGATCGAGATCGACGCCGCGAGCCGTACCAAGGTCGAAGACACCCGCGAGCTGCTGGATAACGTGCAGTACGCGCCGAGCCGTGGCCGCTTCAAGGTCTACCTGATCGACGAAGTGCACATGCTGTCCAGCCATTCCTTCAACGCCTTGTTGAAAACCTTGGAAGAGCCGCCGCCCTACGTCAAATTCATCCTGGCCACCACCGACCCGCAGAAACTACCTGCAACTATTCTGTCGCGGTGCCTGCAGTTCTCCCTGAAAAACATGACCCCCGAGCGAGTGGTCGAGCATTTGACCCACGTGCTGGGCGTCGAGAACGTACCGTTTGAAGACGACGCCTTGTGGCTGCTCGGCCGCGCCGCCGATGGTTCGATGCGGGACGCCATGAGCCTCACCGATCAGGCCATCGCCTTTGGTGAAGGCAAGGTCATGGCCGCCGACGTGCGCGCCATGCTCGGCACCCTCGACCACGGTCAGGTATTCGACGTGCTGCACGCGCTGATCGAAGGCGACGCCAAGGCGTTGCTCGAAGCCGTGCGTCACCTGTCGGAGCAAGGCCCGGACTGGAACGGCGTGCTGTCGGAAATCCTCAATGTGCTGCACCGCGTTGCCATCGCCCAGGCTCTGCCGGAAGGTGTCGACAATGGCCATGGCGACCGCGACCGCGTGCTGGCCCTGGCCCAGGCATTGCCGGCCGAAGATGTGCAGTTCTACTACCAGATGGGCCTGATCGGTCGCCGGGATCTGCCTTTGGCGCCGGACCCGCGCGGTGGCTTTGAAATGGTGCTGCTGCGCATGCTGGCCTTCCGGCCCGCCGACTCGGCCGATGCGCCGAGACAGCCGCTAAAGCCAGTGGGGATCAGCCAGGCCACAGTTGATTCCGCCAAACCAGTGGCTGGCGCGGCAGCGGTTGCGCCAGTGGTGGCTGCACCCGCGCCGGTCGCGCCGGCACCTGAGCCTGAGCCTGTGGCGCCAGTGGTCGAGCCGGAACCGATTGTCGAGCCTGAGCCGGTCGTCGATTTGCCTTGGAATGATCCGGTAGACGCCGACGCTGAAGTCGAGCAGGTGCCTGCCGTGGAGCCCGTGCTGGAAACCAGCAGCGAGCAGCCCGAGCTGACGCCGATGCCCACGCCGACCCCGGACAGCGTGGTGCCGGATGCCCCTGAGTGGGCCTCTGCGCCTGTCCCCGAGCCAACCGTGGCCCAAGTGGAAGCTGCCACCCCAGGCATCGACCTCGACGACGAACCGCCGCTGGACGAAGACTATATCGAGCCGGACATGGATTCGGCCTACAGCTACCTGGACGACCTGGCCAGCGAACACACCGCCGAGCCGGCCCCTGAGCCCGAGGCGGAACCCGCTGCAGCCCCGGCCACCGGCCTGGCCCTGCAATGGCTGGAGCTGTTCCCGAAACTGCCGATCTCCGGCATGACCGGCAGCATCGCCGCCAACTGCACACTGATTTCCATTGAGGGCGACCACTGGCTGTTGCACCTGGACCCGGCCCACAGCGCCCTGTTCAACGCGACCCAGCAGCGCCGCCTGAACGATGCGCTGAACCAGTACCATGAGCGCACGCTGACCATCGCCATCGAGCTGATCAAGCCTGAGCAGGAAACCCCGGCCCAGGCCGCGAGCCGCCGGCGTATCAACCGCCAGCGTGAAGCAGAGGACTCGATCCACGCTGATCCGCTCATCCAGCAAATGATGCAACAGTTCGGTGCGGTCGTCCGTCACGATACTATTGAACCCGTCGAAGCCCCGGTGCCCCAAGCGTCATAA
- a CDS encoding NADP-dependent oxidoreductase, with the protein MSQEPILNQRIVLVSRPQGAPTPENFRLERVNLPDLADGQVLLKTLYLSLDPYMRGRMSDAPSYAAPVEIDEVMTGGAVSRIEQSRNPKFEVGDLVVGATGWQSHSISDGRNLMPVPKGLASPSMALGVLGMPGMTAYMGLMDIGQPKEGETLVVAAASGAVGSVVGQVAKLKGLRVIGIAGGADKCRYVVDELGFDACIDHKSEDFANELAQACDKGVDIYFENVGDKVFDAVVPLLNPKARIPLCGLIAGYNAHEAPSGPDRLPALQRTLLTKRVRIQGFIVFDDYGDRQPEFLSAMAPWVRDGKIKFREDVVDGLEQAPEAFIGLLEGRNFGKLVVRVAQD; encoded by the coding sequence ATGTCTCAAGAACCGATCCTGAACCAGCGCATTGTCCTGGTCTCACGCCCGCAGGGCGCCCCCACCCCGGAAAACTTCCGCCTGGAGCGGGTGAATCTGCCGGACCTGGCAGACGGCCAGGTCCTGCTTAAGACGCTGTACCTGTCACTTGACCCGTATATGCGCGGACGCATGAGCGACGCACCGTCCTACGCAGCGCCGGTGGAAATCGACGAAGTGATGACCGGTGGCGCTGTCAGCCGTATCGAGCAGTCGCGTAATCCGAAATTCGAAGTAGGCGACCTGGTAGTCGGTGCTACCGGCTGGCAGAGCCACAGCATTTCCGATGGTCGCAACCTGATGCCGGTGCCAAAAGGGCTCGCCAGCCCGTCGATGGCCCTGGGTGTGCTGGGCATGCCGGGCATGACCGCCTACATGGGGCTGATGGACATCGGCCAGCCCAAGGAGGGGGAAACCCTGGTAGTGGCAGCGGCATCCGGCGCGGTCGGTTCGGTGGTGGGGCAGGTGGCCAAGCTCAAGGGCTTGCGCGTCATCGGGATCGCCGGGGGGGCGGACAAGTGCCGCTACGTGGTGGACGAATTGGGCTTTGATGCCTGCATCGACCATAAGAGCGAGGACTTTGCCAACGAATTGGCGCAGGCGTGCGACAAGGGCGTGGACATCTATTTCGAGAACGTCGGCGACAAAGTCTTCGACGCCGTGGTGCCCTTGCTCAACCCCAAGGCGCGCATTCCGCTGTGCGGGTTGATCGCCGGCTACAATGCCCATGAAGCCCCCAGCGGGCCGGACCGGTTGCCGGCCTTGCAGCGTACGTTGCTGACCAAGCGTGTGCGCATCCAGGGTTTTATCGTGTTCGACGACTACGGTGATCGCCAGCCCGAGTTCCTCAGCGCCATGGCGCCGTGGGTGCGCGATGGCAAGATCAAGTTCCGCGAAGATGTGGTCGACGGCCTGGAGCAGGCGCCCGAAGCCTTCATCGGTTTGCTGGAGGGACGCAACTTCGGCAAGTTGGTGGTGCGCGTCGCACAGGATTGA
- a CDS encoding YbaB/EbfC family nucleoid-associated protein — protein sequence MMKGGMAGLMKQAQQMQEKMAKMQEELANAEVTGKAGGDMVSVVMTGRHDIKRVSIDPSVLPGTSEDDLEMLEALFAAAVNDAVRKIEANSQEKMGGVTAGMQLPPGMKLPF from the coding sequence ATGATGAAAGGTGGCATGGCCGGCCTGATGAAGCAGGCGCAGCAGATGCAGGAAAAGATGGCCAAGATGCAGGAAGAACTGGCCAACGCCGAAGTCACCGGTAAGGCCGGTGGCGATATGGTCAGTGTGGTAATGACCGGTCGTCACGACATCAAGCGCGTGAGCATCGACCCAAGCGTATTGCCAGGCACCAGCGAAGATGACCTGGAAATGCTCGAGGCGCTGTTCGCCGCGGCCGTCAACGACGCCGTGCGCAAGATCGAAGCCAACAGCCAGGAAAAAATGGGCGGCGTGACCGCTGGCATGCAATTGCCACCGGGCATGAAGCTGCCGTTCTGA